From one Caldithrix abyssi DSM 13497 genomic stretch:
- a CDS encoding DUF5689 domain-containing protein, with product MTHKFIRMTFILFSAFSLIFAQNAWINEIHYDNFGTDEGEFIEVVIENVGNYNLTDFAVDLYNGNDGAVYDTKTLDQFVQGATVGDFTFFYYTYPTNGLQNGSPDGMALSYQGAVISGQFLSYEGTLTATNGPASGMTSVDIMVSEPDSVGYSLQLGGSGTTYDAFAWQQPLPATPGDLNQNQELSATVKPEPSNHVTDFTVDSVKTYSVYLSWTGATGSVLPDKYLLLGVKDGVSFPTVADGNPIADDADATDGLVAFNVLHQDGKNTFTVTGLESETPYSFRIYPYTNAGSNVDFKTDGAIPEVSATTLAAQIFAIAQVQKTADGMEGDSPLLGQVVTVEGVVTAVSSRSFWIQDADSAWSGVNVFDADAVSQVKLGDRVRLTGVVDEYYGKTEIKDLSAFTILAQNEPLPNPISLPTGQVPQEKYEGVLVTVNNATCTNPDLGYGEWEVDDGSGPCRVDDLIFQFAPEQGKMYTVTGVVEYSYSNYKIEPRSEADVALISNAPVISFIGSSALAPMATEDFIDTVKVVDNGTVVQVELRYRVNAGDTVSVTMTGSDSIFVGVIPASAYNDGDKVEYWIYAIDNDNEVSVSDVRGFFAGTTPIAVLKQLDDQGVLIVDGFYARTTGVATVSNGVFDTSHLSVFMQDENYSAINIFKYNGADFTFTEGHSYTVVGKLTQYRGLTEIIPENLQTDIIDNGEATMPEPLTVTLSVLLSSPESLEGLLVRVENADTVAGAGQWPEPGNNANLTITDDGGATQITFRIDKDTDIDDASAPTWPQTIVGIFSQYDSQAPYLDGYQILPRSTADLSGLTGIESPGQAIVPQRISLQPAFPNPFNPSTTLSVEIPAKIAGKETVYLEIYNVLGQKVATLINGQKLTAGRHQFKWQATADNGLQVPTGIYFAVLKVSNKIWTQKLILLK from the coding sequence ATGACTCACAAGTTCATTCGAATGACATTTATTTTGTTCAGTGCATTTTCTCTGATATTCGCCCAAAATGCCTGGATTAATGAAATTCATTACGATAATTTCGGCACCGATGAAGGTGAATTTATTGAAGTTGTTATTGAAAATGTCGGTAATTACAACCTGACAGATTTTGCTGTTGACCTGTACAATGGCAACGACGGCGCTGTTTACGACACCAAAACCCTGGATCAATTTGTGCAGGGCGCAACCGTCGGCGACTTTACCTTCTTCTACTACACTTATCCAACCAATGGCCTGCAAAACGGCTCACCCGACGGGATGGCGCTGAGCTATCAGGGAGCGGTCATTAGCGGGCAATTTTTAAGTTATGAAGGAACTCTGACCGCTACCAACGGACCGGCCAGTGGGATGACTTCTGTGGATATCATGGTTTCTGAGCCGGACAGCGTGGGATATTCCTTGCAATTAGGCGGCAGCGGTACAACCTATGACGCTTTTGCCTGGCAGCAACCTCTCCCGGCAACTCCCGGCGATCTTAACCAGAATCAGGAATTGAGCGCCACGGTCAAACCGGAACCCAGCAACCACGTAACCGACTTTACGGTGGATTCCGTCAAAACCTATTCGGTTTATTTAAGCTGGACTGGCGCAACCGGTAGCGTTTTGCCCGATAAATATCTTCTTTTGGGCGTTAAAGACGGGGTCTCTTTCCCGACCGTCGCCGATGGAAATCCCATTGCCGATGACGCAGACGCTACGGACGGCCTGGTCGCCTTTAACGTGCTGCATCAGGATGGCAAAAACACCTTTACAGTAACGGGCCTGGAAAGTGAAACTCCGTATTCCTTTCGCATTTATCCCTATACCAATGCCGGTAGCAACGTTGATTTTAAAACGGATGGCGCCATTCCCGAAGTGAGTGCCACAACGCTTGCAGCGCAAATTTTCGCCATAGCGCAAGTACAAAAGACAGCCGACGGCATGGAAGGCGATTCGCCCTTACTGGGACAGGTCGTCACCGTGGAAGGCGTGGTGACTGCCGTAAGCAGTAGAAGCTTCTGGATTCAGGATGCTGATTCGGCCTGGAGCGGGGTCAATGTATTTGACGCGGATGCGGTTAGCCAGGTTAAACTCGGTGATCGGGTTCGTTTAACCGGCGTGGTTGATGAATACTATGGCAAAACAGAAATTAAAGATTTGAGCGCATTCACTATCCTGGCGCAAAATGAGCCGCTCCCGAACCCTATTAGCCTGCCAACCGGTCAGGTGCCTCAGGAAAAATACGAAGGCGTGCTGGTTACAGTGAACAACGCCACCTGCACCAATCCCGACCTGGGTTACGGCGAGTGGGAAGTGGACGACGGCTCCGGTCCCTGCCGCGTGGACGATTTGATCTTTCAGTTTGCGCCGGAACAGGGCAAAATGTACACCGTCACCGGCGTGGTCGAATATTCTTACAGTAATTACAAAATTGAACCGCGCAGCGAAGCAGACGTAGCTTTGATTTCCAATGCGCCGGTAATCAGCTTTATTGGTAGTTCGGCATTAGCGCCTATGGCCACAGAAGATTTTATCGACACCGTAAAAGTGGTCGATAACGGCACGGTGGTACAGGTGGAGCTTCGCTACCGCGTTAACGCCGGCGACACCGTTAGCGTCACAATGACCGGCAGCGATTCTATTTTTGTGGGCGTCATCCCGGCCAGCGCTTACAACGACGGCGATAAAGTGGAATACTGGATTTACGCCATTGACAACGACAACGAAGTAAGCGTTAGCGATGTTCGCGGCTTTTTTGCCGGCACAACGCCCATTGCCGTGCTTAAACAATTAGACGACCAGGGCGTTTTGATCGTTGACGGCTTTTACGCTCGCACCACAGGCGTGGCCACCGTTTCCAACGGCGTTTTCGACACCTCACATCTTTCTGTGTTCATGCAGGACGAAAATTACAGCGCCATTAACATCTTCAAATACAACGGCGCCGACTTTACCTTTACCGAAGGTCACAGCTACACCGTGGTGGGCAAACTGACCCAGTACCGCGGATTAACCGAAATCATTCCCGAAAACCTGCAGACCGACATCATCGATAACGGCGAAGCCACCATGCCCGAACCGTTAACGGTCACTTTAAGCGTCCTTCTTAGCTCGCCGGAATCGCTCGAAGGCTTGCTGGTACGCGTAGAAAATGCAGACACCGTTGCCGGAGCCGGACAATGGCCGGAACCAGGCAACAACGCCAACCTGACCATTACCGATGACGGCGGCGCAACCCAGATAACCTTCCGCATCGATAAAGACACCGATATTGACGATGCCTCTGCGCCGACCTGGCCGCAAACCATCGTGGGCATCTTCTCCCAGTACGATTCGCAAGCGCCCTATCTGGACGGCTATCAGATTCTGCCGCGCTCTACAGCAGACCTGAGCGGTTTAACCGGCATCGAAAGCCCGGGCCAGGCCATCGTTCCGCAACGCATTTCATTGCAGCCGGCTTTTCCGAATCCCTTTAACCCCTCAACGACCTTAAGCGTGGAAATTCCGGCCAAAATCGCGGGCAAAGAAACGGTTTATCTGGAAATTTACAACGTGCTGGGGCAAAAAGTGGCCACGCTGATCAACGGCCAGAAATTGACGGCCGGTCGTCACCAGTTCAAGTGGCAGGCTACGGCAGACAATGGTTTGCAAGTTCCCACTGGCATTTATTTTGCCGTTTTAAAAGTTAGCAATAAAATTTGGACGCAAAAGTTAATATTATTAAAATAG
- a CDS encoding IS1182 family transposase has product MKPKRCRKIPFKTTDQNQLTILPPSLDELIEPNHMVRFINAIIDKMDIDFLIKEYKGGGRAAYHPRMLLKVVIYAYTQKIFTSRQIAKALRENIHFMWLSGNSRPDFRTINRFRSSRLKGKIEEVFTYVVEQLLELGYIGLNDLFIDGSKFQANANKYKAVWKKNVDRYQRVLQEKLKELLKKIDSENALENRLYGNKDLGELGEDVTLSSNQIEQIVDILNERLKKEPDNKELKRAKNKIEKDYLPRQRKYEKQRKLLNGRNSYSQTDPDATFMSKKRDHHNNTDLLPSYNVQVGSENQFIVNYTINQNANDSVLLKPFMESYKRCYGRQPNRVIGDAGYGSEENYAYLESEGVEAYIKYSSYYKEQKKSYKENPFLIDNMRYDSELDRYECPAGRYLEYVGEQESVTSTGFKVKHRIYRSESCEGCVLKEKCYKGQTARVVRVNVMLNDYKKQVRSRLNTEEGRRLISKRGSEIETIFGQIKHNLGIRGFLLRGLEKVKTEFGIIAVAYNLKKMFNQMKEYGLVNEMYKYSANIFFNLNRASQCQNLGPKNTILKSLERFFIEIKEKIVVKYSSCLFNAKICFV; this is encoded by the coding sequence ATGAAGCCAAAACGTTGTCGGAAAATCCCATTTAAAACTACCGATCAAAACCAACTTACTATTCTTCCGCCTTCATTAGATGAGCTCATAGAACCCAATCATATGGTTCGGTTTATCAATGCCATCATAGACAAGATGGATATTGATTTTTTAATTAAAGAATACAAAGGAGGCGGTCGGGCCGCGTATCATCCGCGGATGCTATTAAAAGTAGTCATTTATGCCTATACGCAGAAGATATTTACTTCGCGCCAGATAGCTAAGGCCTTAAGAGAGAATATTCATTTCATGTGGTTATCAGGGAACAGTCGTCCGGATTTTAGGACGATAAATCGTTTTCGTTCATCACGATTGAAGGGAAAAATAGAGGAAGTATTCACCTATGTAGTTGAGCAATTATTGGAGTTGGGCTATATAGGATTAAATGATCTTTTTATAGACGGGAGCAAATTTCAGGCGAATGCGAATAAATACAAGGCAGTCTGGAAGAAGAATGTAGACCGTTACCAGAGAGTACTTCAAGAGAAGCTAAAGGAATTACTAAAGAAGATAGATAGCGAGAATGCTTTAGAGAATCGTTTATACGGTAATAAAGATTTAGGAGAATTAGGAGAGGATGTTACTTTAAGCTCTAATCAGATTGAACAAATAGTTGATATATTGAATGAGCGGTTAAAAAAGGAACCGGACAATAAGGAATTAAAGAGAGCAAAAAATAAAATAGAGAAGGATTATTTACCGCGCCAACGTAAATATGAAAAGCAACGAAAGCTTCTAAATGGTAGGAATAGCTATAGCCAGACGGACCCGGATGCTACCTTTATGAGTAAGAAGCGGGATCATCATAATAATACGGATTTGCTTCCGAGTTATAATGTTCAGGTAGGAAGTGAGAATCAATTTATAGTGAATTATACGATAAATCAGAACGCGAATGATAGCGTATTATTAAAGCCCTTTATGGAGTCATACAAGCGTTGTTATGGTAGGCAACCAAATCGAGTAATAGGCGATGCAGGCTATGGAAGTGAGGAGAATTATGCATATTTGGAATCAGAAGGTGTAGAAGCTTATATCAAATACAGTAGTTATTACAAAGAGCAAAAGAAGTCATACAAAGAGAATCCTTTTTTGATAGATAACATGCGGTATGATAGTGAATTAGATCGCTATGAATGTCCTGCCGGTCGGTATTTAGAATATGTTGGAGAACAGGAAAGTGTTACGTCGACGGGTTTTAAAGTAAAGCATCGTATTTACCGTAGTGAGAGTTGTGAAGGCTGTGTATTGAAAGAGAAGTGCTACAAGGGCCAGACTGCACGTGTTGTTAGAGTAAATGTCATGCTTAATGATTATAAAAAGCAGGTTCGTTCTCGATTGAATACGGAAGAAGGAAGAAGATTAATCAGCAAACGAGGTTCGGAGATAGAAACAATTTTTGGACAAATAAAGCATAATCTAGGAATAAGGGGCTTTTTATTAAGAGGATTAGAGAAAGTAAAAACAGAATTTGGTATAATAGCAGTAGCGTATAATTTAAAAAAGATGTTTAATCAGATGAAAGAGTACGGTTTAGTTAACGAGATGTATAAGTATAGCGCTAACATCTTTTTTAATTTAAACCGGGCAAGCCAGTGTCAAAATTTAGGCCCAAAAAATACCATTTTAAAATCGTTAGAGCGGTTTTTTATAGAAATTAAGGAAAAAATAGTTGTTAAATATTCATCTTGTCTCTTCAACGCCAAAATATGTTTTGTATAA
- the htpG gene encoding molecular chaperone HtpG, which translates to MADQAKTYKFKAEVNQLLDILVHSLYTNREIFLRELISNASDALDKVRFELTRGSEVADKDLPLEINIELDKDKKWLKISDTGIGMTRDEIVKNIGTIAKSGTADFLERLSKEAKPQEMANIIGKFGVGFYSVFMVAERVEIVSKSYLKDEPAVKWISEGKGSFKVMELEETPKRGTAITVYLKEDAKEFAEDWRVKEIIKKHSNFINFDIKVNGEKVNTIRAIWREPKSSIKKEQYEEFYKFLTYDPEPPLETIHVAVDAPVQFYSIMFIPQKNYNVFGLTKEDIGLDLYVRGVLIQHKFSDIIPEYLGFVKGMVDSPDIPLNISRETLQENRVVLKIKQVLVKQILSHLEKMAKNEPEKYKTFWNEHGKIFKLGYQDYSNQEKFAELLRFDSSALEKEGELTSFAEYVSRAKEGQKEIYYITGASREALETDPHLEIFKRKGIEVLYMYDPVDEFVITGLNKYKNDYTFVAVEHADLAKLEKFEDVIKDEEPVEELSKGEEKVFQKLLDKMRDILGDRVTEVRESKRLKDSPSCLVNPDGQVTSQMQKIMQIINKDTSIPKKIFEVNKDHKLIRNLLHIYKNDPKDPFIDEATEQLFEAALLMEGYLNDPHKLVRRMENILTKSSEWHPKNKNQQ; encoded by the coding sequence ATGGCAGATCAGGCAAAAACGTACAAATTCAAGGCAGAAGTCAATCAGCTTTTGGATATTCTGGTACACTCTCTCTACACCAACCGTGAAATCTTTTTGCGCGAGCTAATTTCAAACGCTTCTGACGCCCTGGACAAGGTGCGCTTTGAGCTTACGCGCGGCAGCGAAGTGGCGGACAAAGATCTGCCGCTGGAGATCAACATCGAACTGGATAAAGACAAAAAATGGCTGAAAATCAGCGACACCGGCATTGGCATGACGCGCGACGAAATCGTTAAAAATATTGGAACCATTGCCAAATCGGGTACGGCTGATTTTCTCGAACGTCTGTCAAAAGAAGCCAAACCGCAGGAGATGGCCAACATCATCGGTAAGTTTGGCGTGGGATTTTACTCCGTATTTATGGTGGCCGAGCGTGTGGAAATTGTCAGCAAATCGTACTTGAAAGACGAACCGGCTGTTAAATGGATATCCGAAGGAAAGGGCAGTTTTAAAGTGATGGAATTGGAAGAGACGCCCAAACGCGGCACCGCCATTACCGTCTATTTAAAAGAAGACGCCAAAGAATTTGCCGAAGACTGGCGCGTTAAAGAGATCATTAAAAAGCATTCCAACTTCATCAATTTCGATATTAAAGTAAACGGCGAAAAGGTCAACACCATCCGGGCCATCTGGCGCGAACCGAAGTCGAGCATCAAAAAAGAACAGTACGAAGAATTCTACAAATTTTTGACTTACGATCCGGAGCCGCCGCTGGAAACCATTCATGTGGCGGTGGACGCGCCCGTTCAGTTTTACAGCATCATGTTCATCCCGCAAAAAAATTACAATGTTTTCGGACTGACTAAAGAAGACATCGGGCTCGACCTGTACGTACGCGGCGTTTTGATCCAGCACAAATTCTCCGACATCATCCCCGAATACCTGGGCTTTGTGAAAGGCATGGTGGATTCGCCGGACATTCCTTTAAACATCTCGCGCGAAACTCTGCAGGAAAATCGCGTGGTGTTGAAAATCAAACAGGTGCTGGTCAAACAGATCCTTTCCCATCTGGAAAAAATGGCCAAAAACGAACCGGAAAAGTACAAGACCTTCTGGAATGAACACGGCAAAATCTTTAAACTGGGATATCAGGACTACAGCAATCAGGAAAAATTTGCCGAACTCCTGCGTTTTGACTCGTCGGCGCTGGAAAAAGAAGGCGAACTGACATCGTTTGCCGAATATGTTTCACGCGCCAAAGAAGGTCAAAAAGAAATTTACTACATCACCGGCGCCAGCCGCGAGGCCCTGGAAACGGATCCGCATCTGGAAATATTTAAACGCAAGGGCATCGAGGTGCTTTACATGTACGATCCGGTGGATGAGTTTGTCATTACCGGACTGAATAAGTACAAAAACGACTACACCTTTGTGGCCGTCGAACACGCCGACCTGGCTAAACTGGAAAAATTTGAAGACGTAATTAAAGACGAAGAACCAGTGGAAGAGCTGAGCAAAGGCGAAGAAAAAGTCTTTCAAAAACTGCTGGACAAAATGCGCGATATCCTGGGCGACCGTGTCACCGAAGTGCGCGAATCCAAACGCCTGAAAGACAGCCCCTCCTGCCTGGTCAATCCGGACGGTCAGGTAACCTCTCAGATGCAAAAGATCATGCAAATCATCAATAAAGACACCAGCATTCCTAAAAAGATCTTTGAAGTCAACAAAGATCATAAATTAATTCGCAATTTGCTACACATTTACAAGAACGATCCCAAAGATCCGTTTATCGACGAAGCCACCGAACAATTGTTTGAAGCCGCGCTGCTGATGGAAGGCTATTTGAATGACCCGCACAAGCTGGTGCGCCGAATGGAAAACATATTGACCAAAAGCAGCGAGTGGCATCCAAAAAACAAAAATCAACAATAA
- a CDS encoding NUDIX hydrolase: MTKKKIIEICSDSQRLISHIKQKLADHQTRDFLFRKDVAGVPAAVLFPLFFKDREPYLLFTRRTDKVEHHKNQISLPGGRKDDEDADLLQTALRETEEEIGVKPKDVQVLGQTDRFLTNTYYLVTPFVGVIPYPYNFKISESEIDYLIEAPLLHLLDEKNFETKIVSKDGVNWLLHYYHYQNEVIWGVTGFLLSNFFSIVFGLDRNRCCAAENGPGVKKSV; encoded by the coding sequence ATGACGAAAAAAAAGATCATCGAAATTTGTTCTGATTCGCAGCGCCTCATTTCGCACATCAAACAAAAATTAGCCGACCATCAAACACGGGATTTTCTTTTTCGCAAGGATGTGGCAGGCGTTCCGGCCGCGGTTTTGTTTCCCCTGTTCTTTAAAGACCGTGAGCCCTATTTGCTATTTACCAGACGCACGGACAAAGTGGAACATCACAAAAATCAAATTTCACTGCCCGGAGGGCGCAAAGACGACGAAGACGCCGACCTGTTGCAAACCGCCTTGCGCGAAACTGAAGAGGAAATCGGTGTAAAGCCCAAAGATGTTCAAGTACTGGGCCAGACCGATCGCTTTTTAACCAATACGTACTATCTGGTTACCCCTTTTGTTGGCGTTATTCCATATCCGTACAATTTCAAAATCAGCGAAAGTGAGATCGATTATCTAATCGAGGCGCCGCTTTTACATTTGCTGGATGAAAAAAACTTTGAAACAAAAATTGTAAGCAAGGATGGGGTTAACTGGCTTTTGCATTACTATCATTATCAGAATGAAGTTATCTGGGGTGTGACCGGCTTTTTGTTGAGCAATTTTTTTAGCATTGTGTTTGGCCTGGATCGAAACCGGTGCTGCGCCGCCGAAAACGGGCCAGGTGTAAAAAAATCCGTTTAG
- a CDS encoding sigma-54-dependent transcriptional regulator, protein MKSKNLKPRLLVIDDDEAHREGMALLLEDEDYLVDQADSAESAMVLIRSNAYDLIITDYKMQKIDGMELLKIINDYDPMLKVIMVTGYGSIEHAVEALRLGAFDYMPKPIDPVKLKEVVRRAVQAQGWKQPERETIPMHFGEIVGQSRPIKQVAQQIRKIANIDVPVLIYGESGTGKELVARAIHQASDRRNGPFVAVNTGAIPRDLIISELFGHEKGAFTGASEARKGKFEEAHGGTLFLDEISTMDEATQIALLRVLEAQQIERVGSSRSIEIDVRIVAATNTELKELIEQGRFREDLYYRLNVYRIDLPPLHQRVSDVPLLVEFFIRQFNAKYDMQIEGISEEALNILQNYAWPGNVRELRNVVLNAMIQARNRIELKDLPPFVLNPGPEEIRLRAGMSLPDIERLSIVKTLKMVGGNKLKAAELLGISRKSLYNKIDDYNIKEEEYQSN, encoded by the coding sequence ATGAAAAGCAAGAACTTAAAACCCCGATTACTGGTCATAGATGACGACGAAGCCCACCGCGAGGGCATGGCGCTTTTGCTGGAAGACGAAGACTATCTGGTTGATCAGGCAGACAGCGCAGAGAGCGCCATGGTATTAATCCGATCGAATGCTTATGATCTGATTATTACGGATTACAAAATGCAAAAAATCGACGGCATGGAGCTTTTAAAAATCATTAACGATTATGATCCCATGCTTAAAGTGATCATGGTTACCGGATATGGATCTATTGAACATGCGGTAGAGGCTTTGCGTCTGGGCGCGTTCGATTACATGCCCAAGCCGATAGATCCGGTAAAATTGAAAGAAGTGGTGCGGCGTGCGGTACAAGCCCAGGGCTGGAAACAGCCGGAACGAGAAACCATTCCCATGCATTTTGGCGAGATCGTGGGGCAATCGCGGCCCATCAAACAGGTGGCGCAACAGATTCGAAAAATTGCCAATATTGATGTTCCCGTGCTCATTTACGGGGAAAGCGGCACCGGCAAAGAGCTGGTGGCGCGCGCCATTCACCAGGCCTCCGATCGAAGGAACGGCCCCTTTGTAGCCGTAAACACCGGCGCTATCCCCAGAGATTTGATCATTTCCGAATTGTTCGGCCACGAGAAAGGCGCCTTTACCGGCGCCAGCGAAGCGCGCAAGGGAAAATTCGAAGAAGCGCATGGCGGCACGTTGTTTCTGGATGAAATCAGCACCATGGACGAGGCCACGCAAATCGCCCTGTTGCGCGTGCTGGAAGCGCAGCAGATTGAGCGCGTGGGCAGTTCGCGTTCCATTGAAATCGATGTGCGCATTGTAGCCGCCACCAATACCGAATTAAAAGAACTGATTGAGCAGGGGCGTTTTAGAGAAGATTTGTACTACCGACTCAATGTTTACCGTATTGATCTTCCGCCTCTGCACCAACGCGTTTCGGACGTGCCCCTGCTGGTAGAGTTTTTTATCCGGCAGTTTAACGCCAAGTACGACATGCAAATCGAAGGGATCAGCGAAGAGGCGCTGAACATCTTGCAAAATTACGCCTGGCCGGGCAATGTGCGCGAGCTGCGCAACGTGGTGCTAAACGCCATGATTCAGGCCAGGAATCGCATCGAATTAAAAGATTTGCCGCCGTTTGTGCTCAATCCAGGCCCCGAAGAGATCCGTTTGCGCGCTGGTATGTCGTTGCCAGACATTGAACGTTTGTCCATTGTTAAAACGTTAAAGATGGTGGGCGGCAACAAATTGAAAGCGGCCGAACTGTTAGGTATTAGCCGTAAATCGCTTTACAATAAAATTGACGACTACAACATCAAAGAAGAAGAGTATCAATCCAATTAA
- a CDS encoding class I SAM-dependent methyltransferase, with the protein MSEKDALKMDYLVKNIQFGERIFRLKKVKNLDALVDQISDELFAEDERLPYWAELWPSAIGLSRFLMRNPALIKNKRVLELGVGLGLTSLVIQSLEPQTLLLTDYETEALQVTAENFLLNGFERPEVQLLDWRNPQLNGLYDCIVASDVLYEERFFRPLILLFKNFLAGDGRVIIAEPNRAIARKFFKMLMDFGFFYDFTIIPVVQDGKTIQVHNYVIKRKK; encoded by the coding sequence ATGAGCGAAAAAGATGCGTTAAAAATGGATTATCTTGTAAAAAATATTCAATTTGGCGAAAGAATATTTCGTTTAAAAAAGGTAAAGAATCTGGATGCGCTGGTTGATCAAATCAGCGATGAACTTTTTGCCGAAGACGAACGTTTGCCCTACTGGGCCGAATTGTGGCCTTCTGCCATCGGATTGAGCCGTTTTTTAATGCGCAATCCGGCTCTAATCAAAAATAAGCGTGTGCTGGAACTGGGTGTCGGCCTGGGATTAACGTCGCTGGTCATCCAATCTCTGGAACCTCAGACGCTGTTGTTAACCGACTATGAAACAGAGGCCCTGCAAGTAACGGCAGAAAATTTTTTGCTGAACGGCTTTGAACGGCCAGAGGTGCAATTGCTGGACTGGCGCAATCCGCAGTTAAACGGGCTTTACGATTGCATTGTGGCCTCGGATGTGTTGTACGAAGAACGCTTTTTCCGGCCGTTGATTTTACTGTTTAAGAATTTTTTGGCGGGCGATGGACGCGTAATCATCGCCGAACCCAATCGCGCCATTGCCAGGAAATTCTTCAAAATGCTAATGGATTTTGGTTTTTTTTACGACTTTACGATTATTCCGGTAGTGCAGGATGGCAAGACCATTCAGGTACACAACTATGTGATTAAGCGAAAAAAATAA